GACAAGGCCCGGACGGGCAAGTAAAGTGGAAATCTTTGTTTTTCTGGGTCCCGGCGGGCACAATTTTCCCGCCGGATCCGTTCCCGGCCCGCGGCCGCCTCCGGTGGTCCGGGCTGGTCGTCGTTCAGCCATCGAGGGAGTCCCATGCCGATCACCAGCCAAGACCTGTCGCCTGGCTTCCTGGCCGAGCTCATGGCCGTGCCGGGAGGAGAGCTTATCCAGGGCTGCTACGCCTGCGGCGCGTGCAGTGGCATCTGCCCGGTCAGCCAAGCCATTCCGGAGTTCGACCCCCGCAAGATGATCCATATGGTCCGGATGGGCCTCAAGGAACGGCTCCTGACCTCGGATCTTCTCTGGTACTGCTCCCGCTGCCGGGGCTGTGTGTTCGTCTGCCCCCAGGATGTCCGCTTCGCCGATATTGTCGTCGCCTTGCGGCAGCTGGCCGTGGAGCAGGGCTACCTGACCGAGGCCGACTTGATCGCCAAGGGCAAGGCCGCCGAGGTGGCCAGGGATCGGTGTGTGGCCTGTCTGACCTGCGTGCGCATCTGCCCCTGGCGGGTGCCCCGTATCGACGAGGCCGGGGTGGCCACGATCCCGGTGGCCGAGTGCCGGGCCTGCGGCATCTGCGTGGCGGAATGCCCGGTCCAGGCCATCCAGCTGGCCACCGCACCGGATGAGCGCCTGCTGGCTGCCTGCGGCAGCCGCAGCTGAAGGAGGAAGTCATGGCCGATTTTTCCCCGGATATCCGGGCGTTCTGCTGCCACTACACCGCGCAGCAGCTGTGTGCGGAGGGTGTTGAGCAGCGCCGGCAGGACGGGCTGCCGGACAACGTGGTCATCCATCGGGTCCCCTGCACCGGCAAGCTCATGGTCAGCACCCTGCTTGCCGCCTTCGAGGACGGGGCCGATGGCGTCTACGTGGTGGGCTGCCCGGAAGACCGGTGCCACAACCTCATGGGCAGCCGGCGGGCGGCCAAGCGGGTGGGGGCGGTGCGGGCGGCCCTCGCCGAGCTGGCGGTGGAGCCGGAACGGATCGCGATGTTCCACCTGGAGCGGGGCTTCCACCCCGAGTTCGTGCAGGCCGCCCAGGAGATGGTAAGCCGGGTGGCGGCTCTGGGCCCCAGCCCGTTCAAAGGAGGGAGTCGATGATCATCGCCCAGCGCAAGCCGATCCCCGAGATCCTCGGGATGGTCGCCCCTTACCGCCGCGTCCTGCTCCTGGGCTGCCGCGGCTGCGTTTCGGTCTGCTCCGCCGGCGGCGACCGGGAGGTGGAGATCCTGGCCTCCCTCCTGCGCCTCGGCCGCCAGAAGGCCGGCCAGGAGCTGGCCGTGGTCGAGGCGGCCCTGGTCCGCCAGTGTGACCGGGAGTACGTGGAGAGCGTCGACCGCTGGGATGGCCAGTACGACGCCATCCTCTCCATGGCCTGCGGGGTGGGGGTTAACTTCCTGGCCAACCTGCTGCCCATGACCCCGGTCTACCCGGCGGTCAACACCACCTTCTACGGCGGCTCGGCGGAGCAGGGGGTCTGGACGGAGCAGTGCGCCGGCTGCGGCAACTGCATCCTGCATCTGACCGGTGGGCTGTGCCCCATGGCCCGCTGCGCCAAGAGCCTGCAGAACGGCCCCTGCGGCGGCTCGGTGGGTGGGCGTTGCGAGATCCATCCCTCGGTGCCCTGCATCTGGCAGCTCATCCACGACCGCCTGGAGCGCCTGGGCCGGAAAGAACAGCTCCTGGCCATCGCTCCGATCCGGGACTGGTCCGCAGCCGGCCATGCCGGCCCCCGCACCCTGGTGCGGGACGACCTCACCCTCTAGCCCCGCCCCTTTCCGGTGATCCGGTCCCGGTCGGCCCTTGTGCCGGGACCGGTCCTCAGTCCCTTGCCATCCCCTGGGCGGTTGTCCTAGAATAGGTCAGTCGACTCTGCCCAAGTCCTGCCGCCGCCGGGTCGTCGTCTTGCCCCCTCCCCCCCTGCTGGTGAGGACGAGCCTCCATGACCGAAGACCCCCACGGTCTGTATCCGGTGCTCATCGCCGAGGACAATCCGGTCTCCCGCAAGCTCCTGGAAAAGAGCCTGACCAGGGCCGGATACGCCGTGACCGCCACCGAAGACG
This Thermodesulfobacteriota bacterium DNA region includes the following protein-coding sequences:
- a CDS encoding 4Fe-4S dicluster domain-containing protein, with the translated sequence MPITSQDLSPGFLAELMAVPGGELIQGCYACGACSGICPVSQAIPEFDPRKMIHMVRMGLKERLLTSDLLWYCSRCRGCVFVCPQDVRFADIVVALRQLAVEQGYLTEADLIAKGKAAEVARDRCVACLTCVRICPWRVPRIDEAGVATIPVAECRACGICVAECPVQAIQLATAPDERLLAACGSRS
- a CDS encoding hydrogenase iron-sulfur subunit; amino-acid sequence: MADFSPDIRAFCCHYTAQQLCAEGVEQRRQDGLPDNVVIHRVPCTGKLMVSTLLAAFEDGADGVYVVGCPEDRCHNLMGSRRAAKRVGAVRAALAELAVEPERIAMFHLERGFHPEFVQAAQEMVSRVAALGPSPFKGGSR
- a CDS encoding methylenetetrahydrofolate reductase C-terminal domain-containing protein, which gives rise to MIIAQRKPIPEILGMVAPYRRVLLLGCRGCVSVCSAGGDREVEILASLLRLGRQKAGQELAVVEAALVRQCDREYVESVDRWDGQYDAILSMACGVGVNFLANLLPMTPVYPAVNTTFYGGSAEQGVWTEQCAGCGNCILHLTGGLCPMARCAKSLQNGPCGGSVGGRCEIHPSVPCIWQLIHDRLERLGRKEQLLAIAPIRDWSAAGHAGPRTLVRDDLTL